In the Fibrobacter sp. genome, CGGACGTACCGGCGCCCTTAAGGCGACCGCACCTGTTCCCAATGATTACATCAAGATTGGCCCCATGGCCGCCATGATGGAAATCGGCTACCTAGACGGAGTGAACCCCAGTGTAGTTTGCTGGTTCAAGAACCGCAACGCAGACAAGAGTTTTAATAGCCTGATGGTCGCCTACGGTTATCAGGGCGGAAAGTTCGTTCAGCGCTGGAAATATGACGCAGGCAAGCAGGGCGGCGGCGCAGAAGCCCACCAGATCCGCATTGCCGACGTGGATTACGACGGCAAGGACGAAGTACTCCACATGGGTTACGCCCTCAATGGCGACGGCACCTTACGTTACAAAGTTCCTGTTGTAGTTCATGGCGACCGCTGGTATGTAGGAGCCTTCAACAAGGGCGACAAGGAAATGATGGGTTACGGCATCCAGCAGGACCATCCCAACAATCTTCTGGAATACTACTATAACGCAAGTACCGGTAAACTGATTTGGACTCATTACGGTGATGAAAGTTGCGCAGGCCAGTGCGACGTTGCCCGCGGAAACGTTGGCGACATCGACCCCAATTACGCCGGCCTTGAAGTCTGGAGTTTTCAGGGAACTTACAATGCCCAAAGCGAAAAGCTAATCGCCTCCAACTACCTCTATCCCGTCATTCGCTACTGGTGGGACGGAGACCTTGGCGCAGAAAGCTATAACGACGGCAAGATCGAAAACTGGAATTACGAAACCAAGGGCGTAGAACGTCAGGCCACCACCTGGAAAATCTACGGCAGTAGCGGAAGCGAACGCGGGGCCGCCATGTTCCACGGTGACGTTTTCGGCGACTGGCGCGAAGAAAGCATTCTGGTAAATTACGAAACCAATGAGCTGGTGATTTTCACCACGGACATTGCCAGCGATTACAAGTTCTACACCCACATGCAGAATCCTTGCTACCGCAACGGCACCACCACCAAGGGCTATGTGCAGGCAAGCATGCTGGACTACTACCTAGGTTGGGACATGGACACTCCCAAGAAACCCGACATTGAAATCATCGGTGGCGAAAGGGAACCCAGTTTTGCTGACGCGACAGAACCGGAATCCAGTTCTTCCGTCGCCGAATCAAGCTCTAGCGTAACTAAAGATGAATCCAGTTCAAGCAGTGAAGTCTCGCAGGCTCTTTCCCAGAACATCGCCGGCACTGCAACCAAATTCAGCGCACAATTCTCAGGAAGCAACATCATTCTGAATCATGTTCCCAATGGTTCCTATACAATCAGCATTTTTGATATGCAAGGTCATAGAATCCAGAACATTCAAAATGCCTATGGAAATGAAATCAACGTCCAGCTAAATCGCGGAACTTACCTCATCCGTATTTCACAGGACGGCAGATCCCTAGGAATATTCAGGGCCATCAAGCAAAAATAAATTCTCCCCCATCACACCAAAAGACCCCCGCACCACTTGGTGCGAGGGCTTTTTTAAAGTTCAACAGTTTCTTTACTTCAAGTTGATTTTCTGAATCTTGCGGCCAAACTTCACGAAGTACATTCCAGCAGAGATTCCATCAAGAGCTACTGCATTACCGCGTCCACGGAAAAGCGCAACACCCTGGGCATCCATCAATACGTAATCCGTAACCGAGGAGAACTGGAGACCGTTCGCTCTGGAAGCGCCGATGATGTTCACCCCGGGATACATCGTTGCAACGAGCAGGTTCTGGGAATCATCCGAGGAATTATTTACTTCGCTGGATGAAGATGGCGACATCACAGATGAAGAAGAAATTTCTTCCGGTTCCTCTTCCTTCACATAATCGCTTTCGTCACCCATGTACTGGAACAAGTAAGACTGATTCAATGTTCCGGTCTGCTTCCACACCACAAGGGGCATGCCCGATTCTTTAGAGATATTCAGCACGTCGGCCACGTACTCGCTGGCGGTATCGGCATAAAGGCGGTAGCCGTCTTCTACGTTGAAGTTCTCGATAATGAACTGGCGGGCCTCCGCTGCGGTCTTCACTGTATCCAACAGATCCCCCTTGCCGAAGGTCAGGTACTTACCCGTTTCTACGTTCTTGAGCGTATAGCTGTAGCCGTCTACGCGAT is a window encoding:
- a CDS encoding T9SS type A sorting domain-containing protein produces the protein MNITRKSIAALATMMAFGLATDAVAARKFEYLDRGVVAVRQNNTNALVTWRSLASDEDNLGFNVYRVTGKDTVKLTSAPVTKGTNFVDGKADFSKANTYFVKKVLNGKELETKGSYTMPANKGVGPYVTVPIKAGTAVHFVWVGDLDGDGAYDYLLDRPTDDEQKLEAYSSTGKYLWTLNLGPNSANKNNITPGASTLDVGMWDGATVYDIDSDGYAEVIVRIADGVTFGDGKKFSLSGTNAQVVAVLDGRTGALKATAPVPNDYIKIGPMAAMMEIGYLDGVNPSVVCWFKNRNADKSFNSLMVAYGYQGGKFVQRWKYDAGKQGGGAEAHQIRIADVDYDGKDEVLHMGYALNGDGTLRYKVPVVVHGDRWYVGAFNKGDKEMMGYGIQQDHPNNLLEYYYNASTGKLIWTHYGDESCAGQCDVARGNVGDIDPNYAGLEVWSFQGTYNAQSEKLIASNYLYPVIRYWWDGDLGAESYNDGKIENWNYETKGVERQATTWKIYGSSGSERGAAMFHGDVFGDWREESILVNYETNELVIFTTDIASDYKFYTHMQNPCYRNGTTTKGYVQASMLDYYLGWDMDTPKKPDIEIIGGEREPSFADATEPESSSSVAESSSSVTKDESSSSSEVSQALSQNIAGTATKFSAQFSGSNIILNHVPNGSYTISIFDMQGHRIQNIQNAYGNEINVQLNRGTYLIRISQDGRSLGIFRAIKQK